Genomic DNA from Leishmania mexicana MHOM/GT/2001/U1103 complete genome, chromosome 15:
AACACATGGCAAAGCAAAGAGGAATGAAAGCAGCATATTCAAGTGGGCTACGATGTGGACACATCGTTCAACATCCCAGCACAaggcgtgcacacgcgctgaGGCGCCTTCCACCGAGATTCCGGAATAATCCGGAGGTCTCCGATACAGGAGTTGCACGTAATACGCCCACAGTTGTGGCAGAACCGCTTGCTGCGCAGGATTCCAAACGGCCGCTGGCACCCCATGCACGCCGAAATGCTCGCCTCATCCACCCACGGTGTCTCCCGAAGCCAAAAATCGGCCACTTTTTGGTCCGCGACAGTGGAGAGGTTGACAGATGCCAGAAACGGGTGACGCTTGATCTCCTTCATACCGATACGCGCCTTTGGGTCCTTCACCAGTAGCTTGCGAATCAGGTCTTTCGCGTCTGGGTCCATGTTGTCAGGAAACTCTGGCTCCTTTTCAAGGATGGTTTTGATGAGCAAGTACTGCGTGGATGCGTCAAAAGGGCGCTGACCCACGAGCATCAAGTACAGtacgcagccgcagccccaGTAGTCAGACGCGCAACACGTATAACTGCTTTCCAACAGTTCGGGAGACATGTAACAGGTGGTTCCACAGAAGGTCTGGGCCCGACCACTGCCAGTCTCCTCACCAGTGGCCTTGTCGTCCGCAGACTGGCACACGACGGCCGTTCCAAAATCGATGAGGCGGAGATGCTTGTCCACGCTGAGCATTATGTTTTCTGGCTTGATGTCGCGGTGTATCACCGTCAGCGGCTTCATGGCCGGTCCGCTTGGACCAGAGTTGCACTTCTTTTCGCCGTGGTGGAGGTAGAAGACGGCTGAGAACAATTCGGCAATGGCGTGGCGTGCCGCCTCAAGAGGAATGTGCCCCCACCTTTCAATATGCTTTAGCAGCTCTCCTCCTTCACAAAGCTCTGTCACGTACAGCAAATCCTCCGTCGTCTGCATTGAGGCATGGAACTTGACGATGTTGGGGTGCTCACACATGAGCAGCATTCTAGTTTCTCGCCGAGCCACCTCAGCCATGCGAGTGCGTTCTTCATCCGTTGGGGCGTCAAGAATGGACCTCTTCGAGATAAATTTCACCGCATACCGGACGTTTGTCGGCTTATACAAGCCAACGACCACTTTGCTGAACGCCCCAGTGCCGAGCGGCGGACCGAACTCGAAGTCCACCGCTGCCATTTTGGTCGGCATCTTGTCACTCTgtgctcccctcctcctttttttgcCACTAACACGGTCGACTGCGTATCGAGACAAGAAAAACGAGACTCAACGAGGACATGCgggagtgctgctgctgaaatCTGGGTGGAGGGGGTCAAAGCGTTATTTTTGTGTCCTCTTTTCTTTGCGGAGCGCGCGGGATCGAAACCTTTCTCCCAGTGTGCGTTCCGCAGTCGATGAAGTGAGTCGTTCTCCGAAGACGCGGCAAGATTGATAAAAGCAAAACAGAACAGGAGaaacagggaggggggagagggtgcaTCGCCGCTCCCTTCTttcggaggagggggggatcGGTGGGTCAAAGACGACCGCTGTGAGCGATCTCTCGGAAGAGCTAAGACATGATGGGAAACAGAAtgacagcagcaacggccaGGCTGTAGAATTCACCTACCCATACGCGCTACACTGCAAGTGCAAATTCGACGCAGGACCCCTAGGCGTCAGCGCGGCTTCGTCCCAGCACCACTAGACTCCTTCAACTCGGGAACGAGTACTCTGTATCATTTAGCTGCGCTGCTTTCGCTTGCAGGCACACAATAGAAAAATAGGGAAAAAGGGAGCGCGCTTATCTACTCTATTGCCATCTgtggcagcggccgtgcaAACCGCGCACCCCACAATAAAAAAAGGAAGACAGCATGCTACATAGACCAAGCAAAGCAAACAACATCTCTATTTCTGCCAGGATTCGAATTCTATGGTCGCTTCTTCTCTGTCGAGCAGCACTACATCTACACAGCCACGAGCGGAAACTCACGCACTATCATCCAGGCCTCCAACTCCAGGTGCCAGGTATAAACCGTGAACAGATGCCCATCCTTTCGGCGGCGCATCCGGTGAGGGCCTCACTCCACAGGCACTTCCTGGACAACCGCGACGGGCGtcctctcctcgccgtcAGCCTCCGTGCACGAGTCCGCCTGCATCCTTGCCTCCCACTCCTCAATGGCTGCGCGATCACGGCGCTCTGGTCCACCGCGGCCCTGCTTCTTCGCCTTTGTTGCAATGAGCTTGAAGTACTCATACACCTCAGCGCAACGCAGCCAGTGCCTGTATTGTTGGTAGCACGACTCGGACGTCACCCGCTTGATTGTCCGCTCCGTCGTGTAGTTGAGCTCGCTGAGGCAGAACGCGATGTTGCGTGCAACGGCGAGCTTCTTCTTGCTGCGTTCTGAAAAAGACTCAAAGCGCTGGCACAGACGGTCAATCAGTGAATCCGTCGGCTTGTCTCCTTCCACGCGCTCCAGCAAAGTGCGCATCGCCAGCTGGAACTTGTCAAACGGCATGACATTGCTCAGCTGTGTCGCCAGCGGAGGGATCAAATTGCCAgtcttctccttctctttcaTCGCCAAGTTCTGCACAAAGGTAACGGCGTTGTTGGCGATCGTTTCGTCCGGGTCTGCAACGAGCTTCACGATGGTGTACAGGTGGTCGCGGATACGCAGCATCTCTCCCAGAACAAGGTGGGAGCATACCTGGATCGTCACGGCGCGGACGCGGACGTCCTCATCGACCAGCAGCTTGAAGAAGCCCGTGGTGGGAACACTGAGATACGGGCCC
This window encodes:
- a CDS encoding putative protein kinase, producing the protein MPTKMAAVDFEFGPPLGTGAFSKVVVGLYKPTNVRYAVKFISKRSILDAPTDEERTRMAEVARRETRMLLMCEHPNIVKFHASMQTTEDLLYVTELCEGGELLKHIERWGHIPLEAARHAIAELFSAVFYLHHGEKKCNSGPSGPAMKPLTVIHRDIKPENIMLSVDKHLRLIDFGTAVVCQSADDKATGEETGSGRAQTFCGTTCYMSPELLESSYTCCASDYWGCGCVLYLMLVGQRPFDASTQYLLIKTILEKEPEFPDNMDPDAKDLIRKLLVKDPKARIGMKEIKRHPFLASVNLSTVADQKVADFWLRETPWVDEASISACMGCQRPFGILRSKRFCHNCGRITCNSCIGDLRIIPESRWKAPQRVCTPCAGMLNDVSTS